The DNA region aaatgggtTAGTTTTGTTTAATATCTTAAAACTTTGGACAGAAACTACAGCATATCCAGTTTAAGGGACCTCACCAGCAGCCAAGCCCATTTCAAAGCACTGGTCCCCCCCATTAATGGATGGAATCGATACGTGGAATCGTCAGACAAGCAATAAACGATTTCTCGGAACAGATTCTCAAAAATAACCAGTTTTCAATTTTAATTCCTATCCTTAGTCTTCATAAAATGTGTGACTTCACCCTCTAAACAGCCCTGTTCATAGCAGGCACTTTTGGCCACCGCTCCCTCTGGACCCCTCTACTGCGGGGAGTGCCTAGTACGCTGTTACTACCATGACTGCTAAAAACGAATCCTGGGATGAACTCTGTGCTCCGTTTTGTTGGCAGACTACGTTCATGCATGTTTTCTGGCTATGCTCGCTACAACCATGGAACGTTAAGTGtcttttaatgtgttttgcagctctgcttagcttttggcTCTGACGTGATATGGCTCTGTCTAGCTTATGCttaagagaaaaacaaagtacTCTGTGTGATGGCGGCATTACATTACAGGCAGCGCAGTGAAATAGTGTTTAGTACACTTGTCTCACAGCCCAGAAATCCGGGGTTTGTGCGTTTTTTTGGAGggcactctggcttcctcccacatctagaggtgtgaatgtgagagcaaaTACTTATTTGTCTATGTGGTCTATGAGAGACTGACGACTAGTCCAGTATGTACTCTGCCTTTCGCCCCAAATCTGCAACCCTAATGACTAAATAAGGACAAGCATTCTAGATAAAAATACAGCTAAATGGTCATTTTTCCATAACGTGCTTTTTAAACGATTCCCCACGTTCACCAACCTCTGCTAGATTGACAGGCTGAGAGAAGATTTTGGCTGTGTCCTTCTCCTGCAGCTGCTCCAAGGTGGTCCGCAGGAGCACCAGCGCCGGCGTCAGCTTCAGCTCTGTGGCAGCCTGCTGAATTTTCATCTGCAAAGAAAATTCCAGGGTTTGAATGCTCAGGCATTGGTGAGAACTCCTCCCCAAAAATCACAACCATGACCTACTTGTTCCCTCTTTAGCCGCTCTCTCTTGCGAATGAGTTCCACCAGAAGTCTGGCTCTTTCCAGGTCTTGCCTCAACTTCTGCCAGTAACGCAGCTCCTCTCGGGCAGCACACAGCTTCTCATCCGGCTCTTTCTGAACACAGAAGAACACGCAAATTTTATACACCCGTCCGTCTCCTACATTAGATTTTCCCAACATTTGTTGACCCAAAGCACATATTAGAATGATATGCAGCCTCACGGTTCACCACCaagcaaatgtcacaaaaagtatactgTTCTCCCAACATTCATGGTGATAGGGGTCGAGCCCtgctgtgattaaaaaaaaaaaaaaaaaaaaaaatccctgagAAATTGACACCGCCTCCTAAAACTCATAATAGCctctagatgccacaagatggctgcaaagcactacttttgtctcaatgaagctcctcaacgcacttcaacatagttccttagcaccaggatgccacaagatgatggcaaaaaactacttttgtctaaatgaagcttctCAACACATATCAATATAGTCCCTTAGCACCAAGAAGCAACAAGTCGATGCCACAGTAATACTGAGCACAAAaccgcaaataggtgagtttaaCGAATAATCAAGGATAGGTTTCAAAATAAATCCGCAAATTGCGATTAtgcaggggaacactgtatatactgACATTTTAATTACATCTTAATTTCCTTGCAAATTGACTGTGAAATCCGGGCCTGTTGAACAAAAAGTtgctattctgttgtatgaatggcaacatttgtagtaaataattttCGGACCAATTACAGTAGGTGTAACTGGTTAATGTTCCCATGGAACACCTGAGGATTTCTCATGGCaccagtggttgggaatcacaggTCTCAATTACTCCACATTCTTTCCTCACCTGTTCGGCAGTCCGGTGGGCCTGCATGTGGGAGTGAAGTCGACGTATTAAAGGCATCCCGTTCCGTGACTGTCGCTTGAGTAGCCAGTAATTGTGAAGCCTCTGCATGAACTGATTCTTCCGCTGGACTTCCACTCCTGTGCAGATCTTGTTCAGCCTGCAGAGAAGATACAATAATTCCCAGGCATAGATTTCCTCAAATAGAGGCATCATCCAcctaaatgtaaaattaaacacctcTGTCAAATAGATGTAACCGTTTTTCTGTCAGGATCGTTttcattaattgtatttattatgtatgtatgatgtattttatttattcaattaattCACCTATTGGGGTCCTGAAGtagaaattcaattaaaaaaagggcAGTAACCATAGTCACCTCACATCAAAGACACCATCTTCCACACATTAGGCCATTAAAGAGTTTGTTTTAAACTACAAACATACACTTTGCGTGCTTCCTTccacaaaacacaaatttagTTGTCTGTCTCCAACCTGTCGGTCCTGGGATTGATGAGTAATCTGTACCCCACCTCTGGAGTGCCTGGACTACACTGAAGCACTCATCATGCCAAaggccaaaaggtaagcagagttTAAGTTTAGCTCAGATTAGTGGTAGTTACCACTGTTACCAGTATgaatgttgattaatttgaaaatgtgggGGGGGGTGCTGTCTATTTCTGTGTGGCATTGCACAGATCCGCAAATTTAATGACAAAGTGGAATTCGGCAGCTTGGTAATGAAGCTCTACCTCCATCAGTGAAAATGCAATTGAATCTTTAAATGTGCTCGCTTTATGTTGGCGGATATTTGGTGCCACAACATAGTCTTGGagtctccaataacaccacaaaaagtCACTAAATTTGTTGCTagtcactttttatttatttattttttaaatagtcgCTAAAGAGGTGGGGAATTCGCTAAATATAGTAACAAAGATGCTAAGTTAGCAATACTGGGAAGATGCTTGCTTGTTGCAAAACCCTAGCTCTGCCACGGTTATCATGGTAATGAATGCTCTACttttcatttgcatgagacagaaccgTCCTCCCCACCAAACCAAGTGCATATTACGTGttctgtaattctttatccATTGTGTAGTTTAATGGAAGAATGTTACACACCTTTTATGAAGACGTGGGAACTGTTCAAAATTGTGAGAGAGTGGCATAATTTGTTTCCCTTCAGTtgtgaaaatggatgtatggtgATGGTCTCACCTGTGAGAGGGAATTTGAGGCACAAGCAGCACAGGCACATTCGATCGACGTGTGGACCCACCAGgccctttcttcttcttttggccTTTGGATGCCTTCTTCGCCGGTGGGGTAGGGGAGCTCTGAGTGTACGACCGCTGGCCCCTGTTTCCCCTGCCCCCCACCAGTCTGCCTTCCACCGACTCGTCTCCGGGCCCGTCCCGCCTGGACCCCACCGGGGAGTGGTGTTCACAGAAGGCGGTCTTCTTCACAGAGAAGGTAGTTCCATTGATGCCCGTCTCCCGGACGGGGTCTATCTTCATGTAGAGTCCGGCTTTCTGGGCGCAGGTGACGTGAAAGGCGCGATAGCAGTTGGCTTTGTGGCACTGGATGGACGCGCCCCGGCCCTTCTGCTTGCACAGGTAGCAGGTGAGCTTCCAGCGGGCGGGGGGAATGTTCTTCACCCCCTCCACGGGCTCAAGGAACACGGTGTTGGCAAAGCACACCTCTGGGATCCATATGGCGCACACCACGTGAGCCCAGCGCCCGTCGCTGGTCTGCTTGAAGGCCCCTCCTTGGTTGGGACACAACACGCAATCTACGGGTCGGGAAGGCGACTGCAGGCAGCAGCGGCAAAGCCACTGACCCTCTGGTACGTACGGCACGCCATAGCACTCCTGGTGCACGGCCAGGTTGCAGATGTCGCAAAAGAGGATGACGTTGCTGTTCAGACACTCGTCGTCCAGGCACACACAGCAGAAGGCGTCTTCGTCCACGGCGCACTGGGACAGCGCCTGGCTGCGGGACTCCAAGATGGACTCCCTCTCCAGGCGGTCGATCAGCAGCTCAAAGGTGTCGGCGGACACAGACGCGTGGCCGTCGGACACCCTCTTCTGGTTCACCATCTCCAGCCAGGCTAGGTCTTCCTCATCCATGTCGTACTCGGCCACTCTGTCCAGCTCCTCGCCGGACTTCTCAATGAAGCGGTAGTAGGTGGTGGGCAGGGGAGAGCCGTCCGGAGGGCAAACGGAGCCCAGCGTGCGAAAGGTGGGCTCCGGGAGCGGACTATGGAGCTGGAGGGAATTGGTCGATGCCGTTTGCTGTTGGGAGCCTGATCGTTTGTTCTGCTGAGACACATTTTTGACGTTCTTTCTCCCTTTGGTGTTGGAGGGCTTCCTTCTCTGAGTCTGCACGCTGTTCTCCTTGTTGCTGTTGCACTCCGCGATGTCCTGGGCCATCATCTCATCCTCTGTGATCACCGGCAGGGGATCCGTGATATTGATCCGATGCAACCTGCCGTCCAGGTCCACCTCCACGATCTTCTGCGCCTGGGCGTATGTCAGCGTCTCCCTGGAGGGAGAGAGCTGCAGTCTGTAGGGCGAGGGCGAGCGCAACTGCCCCGCCGAGCCCCTGCCCCTGCCTCGCCCTCTGCCTCGGCCGCGACCCATGTTAAGTCCACTTACAGCTTTCTTACATTCCCACCCCCTCGCCTTCTGCATGGGGGGTGCTGAGAGGAGCTagcttgcacacacacaaaggaagATAAATTAATGCAGTGCCTAATAGTTGTGAGAAAGTAACAACATTCTAGCAatattaaaggggacatatgatAGAAAAATGACTTTAATGTCTTGTTTACAAATAATCttgggtctctggagtcccTGCCTACCTATCGTGTgtaatcaaacaacaaaatcaatctTTTATCTGCCTTTTGGATTAGTCTTTTTGGTGATGTGgccatgcaccacatacacacgGGGTAGTGCATGAAGTTATGCCTCCATAAGtgagaatgtttttattgtctttacagGCCATCACTTTTTTCCACTACACTTTGGGGTCTCCCACCGCAGGTTCAATCCCCTAGCTTCATACCCAGTCGTCACATTAACAAAATCCATACTCTCTATTAGCTCAGCAGTATGTGGGCCAGAATGAGAGCTGGCTCGCTCACTTGAGGCAGGAAGACCCTCAAAACAGGTTACTTTTCACAAGATAGAGGGTGTGTAaagtgtactgtaatttgtGATCGTTGGGGTTTTTGATTATGTTAAAAAACCTGGGAAccgttttaaaatgtaaaaaataaaataaaaaatgtcttctttAACACCTGCTGAACTCATTTTCATGGGGGGTgatatgataaaaataaatgttgcttGACTGCATCTTTGAACTGCAGGTTCAACCAACAATTTGCTTAGCTGGGAAAATGCACCATGTCCCCTTTAGTACCTACACTTGGTCAACTATAATGCAAATATTGATGGATCTTTGGAAGGTgctatttaacaatatgtttattactatggcagaactgcactgcatcatcataggtagttaaaaaaataatacaattgtacTCGCCTGATAGGTTAGttgaatttaaaatgattttagggTCTTTACAAAGGTACAATTGTTTATACAAATTGTATTTGGCGCTTGTTGGGCTgaacaggtgtacctaatgttttggccGGTGTGAGTTCACTGCCTGTAAGGTCACGCCCCGTCTCTGTCCCAACTGGTCCAATTGGTAGCCAGTTCAGCTGTCATGTTTCTCTCCGTCCAATCAAATTCCGTAGAATGcgttttttttaaccccttATGTTATGTATAGTTCGGTTGAGGGGCGCTAAATACCAACCAGAGTAGCTGAACgtctgtcagccattttgagcTCACAACAGCACAGCGACACAATTACATTATGCCAATAGcagcaaagaaaagaaaaaaaatcacattatgcACCGTGCTGACGTGCGGCATTCAAATGTACGTATACATTAGACGACACGACATGGCTGTATTCACCTTTTAGAACGTTCATACAcagcaaatatataaaaaaaaacaaaaaacgcaacTATATCTACGATAGCGTTTCTCAGTCGGACAGGGgactacatacacacatacacacgactcgtacaacaaaataacaatttctCGAATAAGACTCTATACGCCGAACATGTCTGCCTGACTTACCGTGAAAAGTGGTCCTCGGCGGTGCAAGTGACAAACAGGAGGGAGGgtggggaaggaaaaaaaaaaagcacctcgCTAAATGTCAGCTCAGGCTTGAGCCACCGCGGCGGCGGCCGACATGCTAGCTCTTAGCCTAGATAGCCGGTCATTTCGGGAGCGACGCGGCGTCATCTTCGCTGCAACCGTTGTGGTTACCACTAAGCACTCAGACCCGGCCGTTCACATGGCTGTGACCGAAACCTTCCCAGAGGTCCCGGCCCATAGTCATACGGTCGCGTAACCGCAAAGATATCAAATTAATGTACATTTGATATGGCTAAATATTCGGTCAAACTGGCTCGAAAAATACGCCcatttttggaggaaaaaacgCAGTTAGCCAATCAAAGACCGCAGCTTTACTTCGCGGGCAACGCGCACCTTGGTATGATTGGTCGGTTTGGCAAAGCGAGTTCAGCGCACTCGTCGGTCCGGCAATAACGTGAAAAGccaatgagagaaaaaaacagcgTGTGGGTTTGGTCTTGTCCTCATcatgtatacagtacagtgaaccctagTTATTTGAGGGGGTTTGTAATATCCAAATTAGgcatttatgtattttgtttaacGTTTATTTATCCATGTcaggcaattgagaacaaaCTCTCTTATCGCAATGCAGTGGCTGGAGACAGACtaaaacaaggcaaaaaaaaaagctaatacTAATAAAGACATACAATAAACTGTGCAATGTGATTTGCACAAACTCTACTTAGAACATATaaaacacataataataatgataaccaGACAATATCTTCTTCTCCAATCAAATACACAATAGCGCCCCTCACCTAACCCTTAATATTGGTAGATGAGAGTGATGAGAGAAGCTCCTTTGACCACTATGAGGCACTGGGATCATAGATGTAGCGATCACAGCGTACATGACGTCACTCAATCGCTACATTCTGAGTTTGAAAGCAATTCGATAGTTTGTCCGTCGGTGAGCAACACGCATACTGAACGATTGGTTTAAAAAATTCCCATCAAGTTGTCTTTACTTTTTTGCGCCGATTCTCATTCCTCTCCACATCTCCACCGGGACGCATCTTGCACCACATCGGGGGGCGAAGCTCCTTGGCCCGTTGTGTCGCTCCTCGCAGTCATACCATTGGAGACACTACGTTTGGCAGCACCAACATTCACCgcccaacaaaacaacaacaaacagggTGATTGCAAAAATATTGCCCGTTAATTCACAAAACAACCAGCGGTCTGGGGCCGTACCATCTCAAGTCAAGCGGCGGCAGTCACAGCAGCGCCCATATCTCATTCGCAGCATTTTGCTGTACAATGGAGTCTCCcctttaatattaataatactaaAAGCCTATATTAATAGATTAAACCCTAAATACAGGCCATACTATGGTCCCAATacacttcaaaataaattcaaatgctGGTGTGTTTGACACTGCTTCGCAATCCATCAAAATACTAATTTCAACTGTTCTATTAGCCATTTAACACACTTGGTGATGGATTACTactacagcggtgccttgacttaaacgtttaatttgttctgtgaccatgctcataactcaaaacactcttaATATAGCGCTAAttgtttttcacagaaaataaagaatactgtatatgcttgtgagtattgttattttgtccacccacgtgttgctgcactgtttgtgttcaaacatccgttgtataaagggttataacaacTGCGTCAATGCTAGTtatgttagcctgtctatggtgtttttaattgtgttatCAGTATGCTACAGCAGACTTTCATACGTTATTTGGCTTACACACACAGCAtgtcattctttttgttttacgttttaaacttcaactgggaatggcaataaacagcttaaagcaagcacctctcttcttttttcgaaaaaagaaatgtttacaATAGCAGTTGCTTGCTGTGAAGTTCGCTGACACCCTTTAGACTACAGCttgcaacaaatatttttgccgGCAGACAAAAGACTTAcagtacttggttgtttaatttcacacttgagaaGGCACTACAGAAACAAAACCATTTTCAAAGTAATTGTGAAATGTTCCCATAATCTGTCACCTTGTGATATTTTTGCTCACCCCTACAGAGCTCTTTCACAAGCTCCTCCCACCAAGCACCAAGCGTCACTGCTGGCAATGTGGTAATCACTACATCCCACTCTTTCACTGTGTGGCTCACTTCAGCTTGTCTGCGATCTGACATCCCAGACCTGTGGTCAAGTGCAGTGTTGAGGAGATCCCATAAAGGTAAGCTGCATTTTGCATATGTGTTATTAAAAACGTGATATATATGAtggtcatgttgttgttttcaattatCGGATAGGCGACATAAAATCAGGATGCTGTTTGTCTTTCTATCATCTGCTGTGTTCCTCTTCAACATTGGGACATGCACTGCAGGTAAGGGATTTGCCCAGCTAACAGTACTTGCATGCATTTGACCTGGCCAGCCAACTTTAAAATTCGTCCAAAAACCCCAGAAATGCTCCTAACACATAACAATAATCACTTGTTCtataattattttttgcattatatttttgttcatatatTTATGCCTAAAATTGTTCCTATcaaagtggttagcacatctgcgtcacagtcgagaggtcctgggttcaaatccctgtgtggagtttgcatgttctccctgtgctttgtgggttttctttgggtactctggtttGTCTCACattccaataacatgcatgctagATTCATTGACATCTCTAAATCGGCCATAGGTTTGAATCTGTGtataaatgcttgtttgtctatatgtaccctgtgattggctgtcaaccagtccaGATGtacgcccaaagtcagttgggataggctccagctcacctcgTACTGAAAATAAGGCtgatagtgtaaaaaaaaaaaaaaacaaatggatcgatggatggccccttataaaaacagcaacatcaTGGTGCACAGATTTTGATCAGATGAGGAATATGGATCCAAACATGGCAAAGTGTGACCCGGTCACAGCATTTGGCAACTTCTTCTCGCCCGTCGCCAAATTCCCcaatgtgttgtttttgctcTGATGTGACATAAATGCACAATCTGTCAACTCTGCATCAAAAGTGTCACTCCATATCCTGTCCGACTGCtgagaaagaagaaaagcagTTGACTTTTCATGCAAAAATAGTCATAAATCATCAATGTGGAAGGGAGGGTTGGGCGCGAGGGGGCATACAAAGGGCCTGTGTGGCTCAGCTACATGGGGTTGGAAGTGTTTGTATAAGTGTCATCTTTTTGAAAAGGAGTATCCGCGAGGTCCTTGGCCCGAACCAACGCTTTTGATACTCTTTTGACTGGCCTCTCATGTCCCAGTGCCATGACACTGACACCCCTTGAATGGACACAGCACTGCAGGCTGAAGAGTGCGGCCTTAACAAGAGACCAGAAAGGTTGTATCACCAGGACACAGGAAGGAGGTAGTTATGCCCTCCAATTGTCCACCTCAAATTCACAAAGAAAGCTTTGATTTTGCTACATTTAGGAAGGACATGAGCCAGGAAAACACAAGCAGTATTCTGTCTTGTTGTTGCCCTTTTTTATGGGCTGGCTCAGCAGTGGCTGGGTACTCTGCGGGAGTcgtgtggcattttgttgcctcGAGATTGCAAATCAGGATTTTTCTTCCAcaataacaagtgaaaatagttaggttagatacatttgagtaagcctgttttgttagAAACGGTTCGCCGTGCTGGTTCAGTGCAGATggaactggtcagccacgaaggtaagttagttcatcattttatttattgcataacTCATGACTCTAAGACCTTTATAAAAGAGTTTGGGGGAAGTATTTTTGTCTGGTTTGGGGGGGTGTCAGCGTG from Phycodurus eques isolate BA_2022a chromosome 10, UOR_Pequ_1.1, whole genome shotgun sequence includes:
- the brpf3a gene encoding bromodomain and PHD finger-containing protein 3 isoform X3, giving the protein MQKARGWECKKAVSGLNMGRGRGRGRGRGRGSAGQLRSPSPYRLQLSPSRETLTYAQAQKIVEVDLDGRLHRINITDPLPVITEDEMMAQDIAECNSNKENSVQTQRRKPSNTKGRKNVKNVSQQNKRSGSQQQTASTNSLQLHSPLPEPTFRTLGSVCPPDGSPLPTTYYRFIEKSGEELDRVAEYDMDEEDLAWLEMVNQKRVSDGHASVSADTFELLIDRLERESILESRSQALSQCAVDEDAFCCVCLDDECLNSNVILFCDICNLAVHQECYGVPYVPEGQWLCRCCLQSPSRPVDCVLCPNQGGAFKQTSDGRWAHVVCAIWIPEVCFANTVFLEPVEGVKNIPPARWKLTCYLCKQKGRGASIQCHKANCYRAFHVTCAQKAGLYMKIDPVRETGINGTTFSVKKTAFCEHHSPVGSRRDGPGDESVEGRLVGGRGNRGQRSYTQSSPTPPAKKASKGQKKKKGPGGSTRRSNVPVLLVPQIPSHRLNKICTGVEVQRKNQFMQRLHNYWLLKRQSRNGMPLIRRLHSHMQAHRTAEQKEPDEKLCAAREELRYWQKLRQDLERARLLVELIRKRERLKREQMKIQQAATELKLTPALVLLRTTLEQLQEKDTAKIFSQPVNLAEVPDYMEFVSQPMDLSTMRAKLEGHAYCSVADLEEDFELMISNCLKYNSKDTMFHKTALQLREVGGAVLRHAHRQSQSIGLDPCTGMHMPESPNKHGFQQCTWDDVDSLLNPDNRLHLSTDEQLKALLDKLDVVTSMRTSGGRTKRIRLLRREINTLRQKVNQQQQNTQTLNAKDEEEEEEMKEKKKAKRKIVDNGVVSSGDAPLEPPVLGIVTGGRRSPGRYYKRQRSSRSGSKSHGEDEAELGETPSSRPEVVHEGTPLGTPPGTPPALPAVGVGRRTSILFKKAKNGVRAGKKKSPPQHNGKAVEDPIDGLDGDSATLHSPHANVTILPPTPPSPSSRHLRPRGHSSDSEADKHSSEGDPTNEKHASEEHNDDHKVNCTVSPPKRSRGKPALAKDLINDNGDISETGKPTLLCPDSYTELAPLDLVWAKCRGYPSYPAMIVDPDMPQEGLLHNGIPIPVPPVEVLKMGDWRRMEAGQKLFLVLFFDTKRTWQWLPRDKLLPMGMDDTVDKLRLMEGKKPSVRKSVHTAYDRAMMHLNCIRGNLNFTPTSNFI
- the brpf3a gene encoding bromodomain and PHD finger-containing protein 3 isoform X2, with protein sequence MQKARGWECKKAVSGLNMGRGRGRGRGRGRGSAGQLRSPSPYRLQLSPSRETLTYAQAQKIVEVDLDGRLHRINITDPLPVITEDEMMAQDIAECNSNKENSVQTQRRKPSNTKGRKNVKNVSQQNKRSGSQQQTASTNSLQLHSPLPEPTFRTLGSVCPPDGSPLPTTYYRFIEKSGEELDRVAEYDMDEEDLAWLEMVNQKRVSDGHASVSADTFELLIDRLERESILESRSQALSQCAVDEDAFCCVCLDDECLNSNVILFCDICNLAVHQECYGVPYVPEGQWLCRCCLQSPSRPVDCVLCPNQGGAFKQTSDGRWAHVVCAIWIPEVCFANTVFLEPVEGVKNIPPARWKLTCYLCKQKGRGASIQCHKANCYRAFHVTCAQKAGLYMKIDPVRETGINGTTFSVKKTAFCEHHSPVGSRRDGPGDESVEGRLVGGRGNRGQRSYTQSSPTPPAKKASKGQKKKKGPGGSTRRSNVPVLLVPQIPSHRLNKICTGVEVQRKNQFMQRLHNYWLLKRQSRNGMPLIRRLHSHMQAHRTAEQKEPDEKLCAAREELRYWQKLRQDLERARLLVELIRKRERLKREQMKIQQAATELKLTPALVLLRTTLEQLQEKDTAKIFSQPVNLAEVPDYMEFVSQPMDLSTMRAKLEGHAYCSVADLEEDFELMISNCLKYNSKDTMFHKTALQLREVGGAVLRHAHRQSQSIGLDPCTGMHMPESPNKHGFQQCTWDDVDSLLNPDNRLHLSTDEQLKALLDKLDVVTSMRTSGGRTKRIRLLRREINTLRQKVNQQQQNTQTLNAKDEEEEEEMKEKKKAKRKIVDNGVVSSELTCPVSSPLPGDAPLEPPVLGIVTGGRRSPGRYYKRQRSSRSGSKSHGEDEAELGETPSSRPEVVHEGTPLGTPPGTPPALPAVGVGRRTSILFKKAKNGVRAGKKKSPPQHNGKAVEDPIDGLDGDSATLHSPHANVTILPPTPPSPSSRHLRPRGHSSDSEADKHSSEGDPTNEKHASEEHNDDHKVNCTVSPPKRSRGKPALAKDLINDNGDISETGKPTLLCPDSYTELAPLDLVWAKCRGYPSYPAMIVDPDMPQEGLLHNGIPIPVPPVEVLKMGDWRRMEAGQKLFLVLFFDTKRTWQWLPRDKLLPMGMDDTVDKLRLMEGKKPSVRKSVHTAYDRAMMHLNCIRGNLNFTPTSNFI
- the brpf3a gene encoding bromodomain and PHD finger-containing protein 3 isoform X1 codes for the protein MQKARGWECKKAVSGLNMGRGRGRGRGRGRGSAGQLRSPSPYRLQLSPSRETLTYAQAQKIVEVDLDGRLHRINITDPLPVITEDEMMAQDIAECNSNKENSVQTQRRKPSNTKGRKNVKNVSQQNKRSGSQQQTASTNSLQLHSPLPEPTFRTLGSVCPPDGSPLPTTYYRFIEKSGEELDRVAEYDMDEEDLAWLEMVNQKRVSDGHASVSADTFELLIDRLERESILESRSQALSQCAVDEDAFCCVCLDDECLNSNVILFCDICNLAVHQECYGVPYVPEGQWLCRCCLQSPSRPVDCVLCPNQGGAFKQTSDGRWAHVVCAIWIPEVCFANTVFLEPVEGVKNIPPARWKLTCYLCKQKGRGASIQCHKANCYRAFHVTCAQKAGLYMKIDPVRETGINGTTFSVKKTAFCEHHSPVGSRRDGPGDESVEGRLVGGRGNRGQRSYTQSSPTPPAKKASKGQKKKKGPGGSTRRSNVPVLLVPQIPSHRLNKICTGVEVQRKNQFMQRLHNYWLLKRQSRNGMPLIRRLHSHMQAHRTAEQKEPDEKLCAAREELRYWQKLRQDLERARLLVELIRKRERLKREQMKIQQAATELKLTPALVLLRTTLEQLQEKDTAKIFSQPVNLAEVPDYMEFVSQPMDLSTMRAKLEGHAYCSVADLEEDFELMISNCLKYNSKDTMFHKTALQLREVGGAVLRHAHRQSQSIGLDPCTGMHMPESPNKHGFQQCTWDDVDSLLNPDNRLHLSTDEQLKALLDKLDVVTSMRTSGGRTKRIRLLRREINTLRQKVNQQQQNTQTLNAKDEEEEEEMKEKKKAKRKIVDNGVVSSDDSPPVLELTCPVSSPLPGDAPLEPPVLGIVTGGRRSPGRYYKRQRSSRSGSKSHGEDEAELGETPSSRPEVVHEGTPLGTPPGTPPALPAVGVGRRTSILFKKAKNGVRAGKKKSPPQHNGKAVEDPIDGLDGDSATLHSPHANVTILPPTPPSPSSRHLRPRGHSSDSEADKHSSEGDPTNEKHASEEHNDDHKVNCTVSPPKRSRGKPALAKDLINDNGDISETGKPTLLCPDSYTELAPLDLVWAKCRGYPSYPAMIVDPDMPQEGLLHNGIPIPVPPVEVLKMGDWRRMEAGQKLFLVLFFDTKRTWQWLPRDKLLPMGMDDTVDKLRLMEGKKPSVRKSVHTAYDRAMMHLNCIRGNLNFTPTSNFI